One Chitinophagales bacterium genomic window carries:
- the natB gene encoding ABC transporter permease → MMEKIWLIITREYLTRVRKRSFLITTLLAPAGFALFFISVILLSSYGESKKRIVVVDESGYFRNKFADNASVYFFFSDSSLSYLEENFRLLNYDGILYIPLLADLDNPRGIQYRSDRQLGIRATQYIEEQMSRVLRELKMQRANIDRQLLKSLEKVEVRLESIIYGTGGKKQGDTLVATLLGYAMGFTIYMVLLIYGAMVMKGVMEEKTNRIIEVIACSVRPFQLMIGKILGVGAVGLTQFVLWFLLIGVVYLVLGIAFAGKLAEIQNLSMQPEIASTAKQYDLAITFSALQNVNFGRIIFYFLFYFLGGYFIYGALYAAIGSAINEESDSQSLSVVVSVPIVISIFIMMSAIQEPDSSLAVGASIFPFTAPVVMPARIPFDPQPWEIVLSMISVVVGFICTTWIAARIYHTGILMYGKKITLKEVGKWIIQSRAF, encoded by the coding sequence ATGATGGAAAAAATCTGGCTCATCATAACGCGTGAGTACCTCACGCGGGTGCGTAAACGCTCATTCCTCATTACCACACTTTTGGCGCCTGCCGGCTTTGCGCTGTTTTTTATCTCGGTTATTCTGCTGTCAAGTTATGGAGAGAGCAAAAAGCGCATTGTTGTAGTGGATGAAAGTGGTTATTTCAGAAACAAGTTTGCAGATAATGCATCGGTTTACTTTTTCTTCAGCGACTCCAGTTTGTCTTATCTGGAAGAAAATTTTCGCCTGCTAAACTATGATGGAATTCTGTACATCCCTCTTCTTGCTGATCTGGATAATCCACGTGGCATTCAATATCGTTCTGACCGGCAGCTGGGCATAAGAGCAACGCAATACATAGAAGAGCAGATGTCCAGGGTGCTCAGGGAATTAAAGATGCAGCGGGCTAATATAGATCGTCAGCTGTTAAAAAGCCTTGAAAAGGTGGAGGTAAGGCTCGAAAGCATCATCTATGGCACCGGAGGAAAGAAACAGGGCGACACTTTGGTTGCTACCTTGCTGGGCTACGCCATGGGATTTACTATCTATATGGTGCTTCTGATATACGGAGCCATGGTGATGAAAGGAGTGATGGAAGAAAAAACCAACCGAATAATAGAAGTTATTGCCTGCTCAGTACGGCCATTTCAGCTCATGATTGGCAAAATACTGGGTGTAGGTGCAGTAGGGCTAACCCAGTTTGTTTTGTGGTTTTTGCTCATAGGTGTCGTTTACCTTGTGTTGGGAATAGCGTTTGCCGGAAAACTTGCCGAAATACAAAACCTATCCATGCAACCGGAAATTGCTTCCACAGCCAAACAGTATGATCTGGCTATTACTTTCTCTGCCTTACAAAATGTGAACTTTGGACGCATCATCTTCTACTTCCTGTTTTATTTTCTTGGCGGATACTTCATTTACGGTGCTTTATATGCCGCCATCGGATCAGCCATTAATGAAGAGAGCGATTCACAGTCATTATCTGTTGTGGTATCGGTGCCCATTGTTATTTCCATTTTCATCATGATGTCAGCCATACAGGAGCCTGATAGCAGTCTTGCCGTAGGCGCCTCCATTTTCCCCTTTACTGCACCAGTGGTGATGCCTGCACGTATTCCCTTTGACCCGCAACCATGGGAGATCGTCCTTTCTATGATTTCCGTTGTTGTAGGTTTCATATGCACCACCTGGATTGCTGCCAGGATTTATCATACTGGTATTCTTATGTACGGAAAGAAAATAACCCTGAAAGAAGTCGGAAAATGGATTATTCAGTCCCGCGCGTTTTAA